AGGCTGATTTTCAGGGTGTATATACCGCCATGCCGACCGTTGGGAGTACGGGCAACGTTTCTGTTGATCCAAAATTTGTCGCGCATGCATCCGATACATCCGAAGAGAACGATTATCACCTGCAGGCAAGTTCACCTTTAATCAACGCGGGTGATCCGAGCATGACAGAAGCTGATAATTCAACGATCAACATGGGGAGATATGGTGGGACTACGGAATATACGTCTGTGTCCAGTGGTGGTGAGAGTAGCACAAAACCCACTGTCTTGAAAACAGAAGATACGCCTCTGGTATTTTCGTTATCTCAGAATGCGCCAAATCCCTTCAATCCAGAAACCATTATCTCCTATGCTCTACCCCAAAGTGAACAGGTCAAACTTGTGATCTACAATGTGTTGGGTCAGGAGATTCGCACGCTGGTCAATGCGTTCCAACCCGCAGGCCGCTATCGCGTGGTGTGGAACAGTAAGGACGACTTCGGGCGTTCGGTGTCCAGCGGGGTCTATTTTTACCAGATCACCGCAGGTAAATTTACGAACACGCGCAAGATGTTGATCTTGAAGTAAATCTGCCGCGTTTGAGTCGTCCTTATAAGGACATCTCACGCTATGAATGTTGTGGATAGAAGACCTGAGGAGCGTATTTAGCGGCTTGGTCAATGGATTGAAAACCGATGTGACAAGCCGCTAAATAGCGGAGGTTGCCATGAGGTGCTTTTGGTATATTCTGCTTGCGTTTTGCATCCTGAGTTGTGGGAATAAAAGTACTGGTCCAGAAATAGAACCAGAGCCAGAACCCATCTCCAAACCGAGGACAAGTGACCTGATCATTGACCTGCCGGGTGGGGTAAGAATGGCTTTTATATGGGTTGAACCAGGCACACTTGGCGAAGGCTATTACCTTGGGAAATATGAACTCACGCAGCAACAGTGGGAGCAAGTGATGCACACCTCACATTGGCCCCAAAGAGAGGGCACTGGCTTCACGGAACCGGTTTATCCTGCCTACAATATTTCCTGGGTTGATGCACGAGATTTCGCGAACAAGCTGACAGCCCTTCAAAATGACGGCATATACCGGTTACCAACCTCAATGGAATGGGAATATGCCAGTCGAGCAGGCACAGCAACCACCTGGTTCTTTGGCAGTAGCTCTGATTCTCTGAGTTACTACGCCTGGTGGGGCAAGAACGTGGATAGCGCGCAAATCGTGGGTACTAAATTGCCCAATCCCTGGGGATTTTATGATATATATGGCAATGTGTGGGAGTGGACACAGAGTGGACGAGGGTCTCGAATAAATCCAATACGTTATATAAAAGGCGGCAGTTATGATACGTCAGCGGGGGACGCAAGCTCTATAGGGTTTGTCCCTGCCGCTACTGCCTCGCGCAGTCCACAACTGGGCGTGCGAATATTGCGAGAAGGGCCAAAAGTCTCGCAGCCTTGAAAAAGGTATTGATTGAACAATCATTAAAACTTAAGCCGACGCGAAAGGTATTAATAATTGTTGAAAGTGTAACAAAGTATGTTACATTTCTATAAATGATCATAAGCTTTAAGCATAAAGGTCTTGTCGAGCTTTTTGAACACGGTCACAATGGCAAGATGGTGATGCACTCAGGGTCAATCTTGAGCAATATCATTGAGGTGACAATGGCTGAATATTCTGTCAAACGTCCGTTGAAGCGCGCCCCTGTTCATCCGGGTGAGATTCTGCGCGAAGATGTATTGCCATTGCTTGCGTTATCGGTTAGCGAAGCTGCTCGACGACTTGGTGTTTCGCGTCAACAATTGCATCGCGTTCTGGCCTGTACGCATCCAATTACAACAGAAATGGCACTTAGAATAGGAAAACTCGTCGGCAACGGTCCTGGACTCTGGTTGCGCCTGCAACAAGCTTGTGATTTGTGGCGTGTAGAGCAATCTTTGAAAGACGAACTTGCAGAAATAAGCCCTGTGAATTTGACACACTCCCAGGGCTAAAGCAATTACTACGTGGTTTGGTCAATTCAAACTAAAAAGGATAAAAAATCATGTCTTATGAGATGCCGCCGGATGAACTCGCCGCGATTGTTGACGCGCCTTTGACACCTTCGTTTAGTATTGATCCGACGAGGACAGTGCTGCTGTTGATGCACCGTCCGGGCGCACCGTCTATTGAAGAGGTGTCTCAGTCCGAGTTGCGGCTGGCGGGTTTGCGCCTGGATCCGGATGTCAATGGGCAAAGTCGCGTGGGGTTTTACAATGGGCTGACGCTCAAGTGGGTTGCCGATGGTCGCGAGATGCCTGTGACTGGGTTGCCGAAGGAGGCGAGAATTGGGCGGGCGTATTGGGCGCCGGATGGGCAGTATTTTGCTTTTTCGGTGACGGGGAATAATGGGATTGATCTATGGGTCGGGAATGCGGAGACGGGCAGGGCGCATCCGGTTGGCGATGTGAAATTGAATCAGGTGTTTGGCGGGGCTATGGTCTGGTTGCCGGATAGTTCGGGGCTGTTGGTGCGCGCGGTGTGTAATGGTCGGGGTGAGCCCCCCGAGGTGCCCCGCGTGCCCAAAGGTCCGGTGATTCAGGAAAATGTGGAGGAACGGGCAGCACCATCGCGCACGTATCAAGATTTGTTGAAGAATGCACACGATGAGTTGCTATTTGAATATTATGCTACTTCGCAGGTTGCACTTGTGCGCCTGAATGGCGATGTGAGACCCCTGGGGTCGCCCGGGCTGATCTGTCGCGCAGATCCGTCGCCAGATGGTCGCTATGTGATGGTGTTGACTTATCACCGACCGTTTTCGTATCTGGTGCCTTCGTATCGTTTTCCGACAAAGGTGGCGATTTGGGATATGGACGGGCGCGAGGTGCGCGAACTGGTGGATTTGCCATTGGCCGAGTCTGTTCCGATTGCTTATGATGCCGTGATCGAAGGTGCGCGTTCGTTTGGCTGGCGCGCAGACGCGCCTGCGACTGTGACGTGGGTTGTGGCACAGGATGGCGGCGATCCCGAGGTGGATGTGGCGGTGCGCGATGTTGTCTATGCGCTCGACGCGCCTTATGAGGGTGATGGGCGCGCGCTTATGTCGCTGGCGATGCGCTATGGTGGGTGTTCGTGGGGGACGGGTGATCTCGCGTTGGTTTCAGAGCGCTGGTGGAAGACGCGGCGCGTGCGTACGTGGCGCATTCGTCCGGATGATTCGGATTTTGAACCGCAGGTGTTGTTTGATCGGTCGTGGGAAGATCGCTATGGCGCGCCGGGCGTGCCCATGTTTACGCGGTTGCCCAATGGTCGGTCTGTGTTGATGACGGATGCGTCGCAACGCCATCTGTTTTTTGCAGGTGATGGGGCGTCGCCCAAAGGCGATCGCCCGTTTTTGGATCGCTATGATCTGGAGACGGGTCAGGCGGAACGCCTCATGCATTCTCAGGCGCCGTTTTACGAGCGGCCAACGACGATGGTAGATGCCAATACGGTGTTGATGAGCCGGGAGAGTGTCGATGAGCCGACCAATTATTATGTGCGAGATTTGCAGCGCAATGATATGCGGCAGCTCACGCATTTTGTTCATCCGATGCCGCAGTTGAAGGCGGTGGAGAAGTCGTTGATTCAGTACCAGCGCAAAGATGGGGTGCAGTTGAATGGGACGTTGTATTTGCCGCCTGGATATAAAAGAGGCGATGGTCCGTTGCCTGTGCTGATGTGGGCTTATCCCCGCGAATTTAAGAGTGCAGATGCCGCGGGTCAGGTGAAGGATTCTCCTTTTCGTTTTGTGCGTATCAGTTCACACGGGGCATTGCCTTTTTTGGCGCGTGGTTATGCTGTGCTGGACGGTCCGGCGATGCCGATTGTGGGGGAGGGAGATCGCGAGGCGAATGATACGTATGTCGAGCAGCTTGCCGATAGTGCAAGGGCTGCGGTTGATGAGCTGGTGCGTCTTGGCGTGGCGGATCCCAAAAAAGTGGCGGTGGGGGGGCATTCTTACGGTGGGTTTATGACGGCGAATTTGCTGGCGCATACCGATTTGTTTTGCTGTGGTATTGCGCGCAGTGGCGCGTATAATCGCACGTTGACGCCTTTTGGTTTTCAGGCAGAAGAGCGCACGTTCTGGCAGGCAGCAGATGTTTATGGGGCGATGTCTCCTTTTTATCATGTTCCCAAAATTAGTGCGCCTTTGCTGCTTGTTCACGGTGAGGTAGATAATAATTCGGGTACGTTTCCCATGCAGAGCGAGCGATTTTACAATGCGCTCAAGGGGCACGGCGCTGTTTGTCGATTGGTGATGTTGCCGCATGAGAGCCACGGCTATCGGGCGCGAGAGTCGGTTATGCACGTTTTGTGGGAGATGTCAGAGTGGTTGGATAAGTACGCGAAAAGGGAATAAAAATTCATTTTTTTGAATTTTTATTCTTGACTTGGACGAGTTTTCACGTATTTTTATAGTCCTATGAGCGCGAAACAAGAACGCCAGCAAAAAATTTTAGAGCTGATTGCACATCAGCCTATTGCTCGGCAAGAGGAACTCAGCACCGCGTTGATGGATGTTGGGATTTCGACTACGCAATCGACGTTGTCCAAAGATATTAAGGAGTTGGGCGTGGTTAAAGTGCCCGATGGCGAAGGGGGGTTTCGCTATCAGGTTCCCGGTGCGTTTATCGGGACAGATCGGCTGGTTTTACAGGGCGAAAATTTGCTTCGGCGCGAATTGCAGGATTTTGTCGTGGGTGTGGATGGTGTTGATCATACGCTGGTTGTCAAGACGATAACGGGGCACGCGCAGGGGGTTTGTGAGTCCATTGATCAGATGTCGTGGCCCGAGGTTGTGGGTACTCTTGCTGGTGAGAATACGATTTTTATTTTGTGTCGGTCTCCCGAAGCGCGGATGAATCTCGAGCGCGATATTCAGGGGCAGATAGGGAATACAGGAAGGACCTGACGGTGATCAAAATAGGCATTTACGGCGATACGGGGATGGTAGGACAGGAGATCCAAAAGGTGTTGAAACACCACGATCGGGCAGATATCGCGTTTCGACAAAATTCGAGGCGTCGGGAAGGCAATTTGACCGATTGCGATGTGGTATTTTTGGCGACGAAGGATCCCGAGTCGATGAAGTTTGCACCCGAGGCACTGGCCGCAGGTGTGAAGGTGATCGATATGAGCGGTGCTTTTCGGTTGCCGAGAGAGGCGTTTGAAAGGGGTTATGGTCTGGTGCATACGGCGCCGGAGTTGCTCAAAGAGGCGGTTTACGGCATGCCGGCTTTGTTTGCCAAAGAGATTGCTGTGGCGCGTCTGGTGGGCAATCCGGGGTGTTATCCCACGAGTGTTATTTTGTCTTTGTATCCTCTCAAATCTCTCGTGCAGGGGGAAGCGACGATTGTGGCGACTTCGGGTAATTCGGGTGCGCGAGCTGAGGTGGAGGATGTGTCAAATGAGATTGCGTATAGCTATGGCAAGCGACACAAACACGTGCCCGAAATGGTTTTGTATTCGGGTTTTGAAGTGAATTTTACGCCTGTTGTGCTGCGGTCGGTCTTTGCGGGTATTAATGCAAATATTCGAGTTGAATTGGCTGATGAGTTGAAGACGCTGGCGAATGAAGATGCCGCTGCGCAGTTGCGCGAGGCGATTTCAGGTGCTTATGGCGCTGACGATCTGGTGCAGGTGGTTGAAGATTCCGACGCGCATTGGTGGGGTACGCGCGATGTGGTGGATACGCATAAACTGATTATCAAGTTGGGCGTTGATGACGGTTTTGCTTATATCAATGCTCTGGAAGACAATTTGCAAAAAGGCGCAGCGACCCAGGCTGTGGAAAATATGAATTTGATGCAGGCTCTGCCGCGTCTTTATGGGATTGAGACGGGGTGAGCCCGCATGATCGATGTGATCCGAGATATAGAAGAAAGATGCTTAAACGCTTGCCCGCCAATGCAGCAAGTGCTCTGCGATGGGTGGGTAATTCGATTGGCTAATGGATATACGCGCCGGGCAAATTCGGTCAGTCCAATTTACCCGGGTCACGCCGATTCCGAAACAAAAATCGCGGTGTGCGAGGGTCTATATCGCGCGCGTGGTTTGCGTCCTGTGTTTAAGATGACGCCATTAAATCAGCCGCCTCAACTCGATGCAATGCTTGCTGCGCGGGGTTATGCGTTTGAAGCGATGACAGTTGTAGCATCCCTGGATCTTTATCAAGTCGTGATTCCCGAGACTGGATCGGTCAAAGTGTGGGCGCGACCAGAAAAGGCGTGGTTTGATATTTATGCACAATTGAAAGATCTGTCGGATTATGAGATTGGTGCTTTTAAGAATATTCTCGACAATCTGGCTGTGCCCGCGCGGTTTGTTTTGTTGATGGACGGCAATGCGCCAGTTGCAGGTGGATTCGCCATTCACGAGGGTAAAATGGCGGGTTTGTTTGGTCTGGTGACTGATGTAGAGAAACGCAATCGCGGATTCGGTCGTTTGTTGACCTGGACGCTTTTGGAACGCGTTCGCAAGGCGGGCGCAAATATGGCTTATTTGCAAGTTGAGGAAGATAACTCACCCGCGCGTCATATATATGAATCTATGGGATTTTGCGAGGTTTATCGCTACTGGTATCGCACGTTGGAGAGTTAAATGGATTACAAGATTATTGAAAAGGCTGCGATTTTAATTGAGGCATTTCCGTATATTCGCGAGTTTCGCGACAAAATTATTGTGGTGAAATACGGCGGTAGCACACAGCCCGAAGAGGGCGGTTCCCCCACGATCATGGCCGATCTGGTGTTTATGGAGACTGTGGGTATGCGTCCCGTGGTTGTTCACGGAGGGGGGAAGGATATTAGCAGGCGTCTGGAGGAGTCGGGTATTGAATCGGAATGGGTCAATGGCTTGCGGGTGACCGATAAGGCGTCGATGCAGGTGGTGGAAGATACGTTGTTTGGCGAGGTGAACCGGCGCATTGTCGATGGTTTGGAGATACTCGATGGACGGGCGCGCAGTATGTCGGCAAAAGACGCTGGCGTGATGTATGTGACAAAGCATTTTGCGACGGTAGAGGAGGAAGATGGGGAGACCAAGAGGGTCGATATCGGCTATGTTGGCGATGTCGCCCGAATTGATCCCGAACCCGTCCGTCTGGCCTGTGAAGAAGGCATGATTCCCGTTATTTCGCCTGTTGGATTGGGACCAGAGGGCGAGAGTTATAATGTGAATGCCGATACGGCAGCTGGCGAGATTGCGCGAGCACTGCAGGCGGAGAAGCTGGTGTTTTTGACGGATGTGAATGGTATCCGACGGTTTCCAGATGATCCGGATTCCCAGATTTCAACATTGCATGTCAATGATGTGGAGATGCTGATTGAGAGAGGTATTGCCAGCGGGGGGATGATTCCCAAGTTGCGCGCGTGTGAACGTTCTGTGAAGGGCGGTGTTCACAAGACGCATATTATTGATGGCAGTGTTCCGCACGCGCTTTTGCTGGAGATTTTTACCCGCGAGGGTATTGGAACGCAAATTGTGCAGTAAATTTTTAACCATAAGGATTTAGCATGACGACTCGAGAAGTTATTGACTTAGAACAGAAGTACATCTTGCAGACCTATGGACGGCCCGAGTTTGTGCTGGAAAAGGGCGATGGGGTCCATATTGTGGATACGGACGGCAAGCACTATCTCGATTTTGTAAGTGGCCTGTCTGTCAATGCTCTGGGATATAATAATTCGACGATTCAAGAGGCTGCCAACGCGCAGTTGGGCAAGTTGATCCATGTTTCAAATTTGTATCACACGATTCCGGCGCCTCAGTTGGCGCAGTTGCTGTGCGAGCATTCGTTTGCCGATCGCGTGTTTTTCTGCAATAGCGGAACGGAGTCCATCGAGGCTGCGCTGAAGTTTGCGCGCAAGTGGGGGTATAAGAATTTCGAAGATGCGCCGAAGAATAAAATTATTGCGATGAATAATTCTTTTCACGGACGAACCTATGGGGGGATTTCTGCCACGGGTCAGCCCAAATATCACCAGGGTTTTGGACCGATGCTGCCGGGTATTGAATTTGCCGATTTGAACGATCTGGAGTCGGTAGAAAAGCTGGCAGATGGTCAGACAGTGGCTGTGCTGTTGGAGCCGCTACAGGCAGAAGGGGGTATTCATTCGGCAGATCCGGGTTTTTTGGAGGGTGTGCGCGCCCTGTGCGATGAGATGAAGATGTTGTTGATTTTCGATGAGATTCAGTGCGGTTTGGGGCGGGCTGGTTCGCTGTTTTGCTATGAGCAGTACGGCGTGGCGCCAGATATTATGACGCTTGCGAAACCCTTGGCTGGTGGTTTGCCGATTGGGGCGACGCTTGTGACGCAGGATGTGGCCGATGCCGTGGAGCCGGGGGATCACGCCGCGACTTTTGGGGCGCATCCCGTGTCGTGTGCGGTGGCGATTGAGGTGTTTAGAACGCTGTCGGATCCCGCATTTATTGCGGGTATAGAAGAGAAGAGTGCGTATCTGTTTGGGAAGCTGAATGCACTGAAAGACAAACACGCGGATAAGGTGACGGAGATTCGCGGTAGCGGGTTGATCGCGGGCGCCGTGCTGAAAGAGATACCAGCGGCAGATGCGATGAATGCGATTCGGGAAAATAACGATATTTTAGTATGTGTCGCAGGGCCAGATGTGGTGCGCTTTTTGCCGCCGCTGGTGATTGAGAAAGAACATATTGACGAGGCGGTGAATGCGCTGGATGAGTTTTTGAGCGATTAACATTGAACCGTTTTTTCGATTACCTGACCGTCACCGCAGTGGATAACGGCTTTCCATTCCCGGTCATCTTCTCGTACGTCTATGCCACCTTGCCGCCAGTTGGTCTGAAAGTGCAGGGAAAAGGGTTCGTCATACGCGGTGTCGTAGTATTTGCCATTCCGATAAAAATCGACATAGCTGATTGTTTCGGGGTATAAGCTGGCCAGTCGAAGCCAGCGCTGGCCCTGATATTCCCAATTGGATTCCAGACCCTGGAGGTAGTACGGGTCGTCAATCGGGTCTGTGGCGATTCCTATGCCTTCTGCCATCCGGTGTGCAAAAAAGGTGTCTTCTCCAGTGGTGATTTCCCAGTCGGCGGGCGGTTCCTGTTTGGTCATGTTGTTGTAATATCCCCACGAGGTTTGCGTTTTATAGGCGACCTGGAGTTGTCCTATGGCCTGGGAATCTTCGTTGCACACGATGGGGCGGTCCAGGTTCCAGTTTTGCACTTCTCGTATCATGTTGTGATATCGCTGCCGCGTGCAGCCGTTTCCGTGTATGAGTATGACGTCGCTGGCTTCGGCGACTTCCCGGTTGCGATATCCACCCCCGCCACTGCACCCACAGGGCAAGCCGCCCGATTCTTTTTGCGCGAGATTCAATAGTGTTACCATTCCTTCGGGTTCTTGTATGATGGGATGGTTTGCAAAAGATCCAATATTCATCTCGTTTGCGACTTCGATGATGACGTTGGGATATTCTTTTACAAAACGCGAGGCGGTTGTTACGGCGTTGCGGATGGCTTTTTCATCTTTTAACCAGCGGGTTTGCGAGCCGTAAAAGAAGCTGACGATGACGATCATTCCAATTGCATCTGCGCCTCGGATCAGTTTGTCCATTCGTTCGGCGTAGTCGGCGTCGAGGTTCAGGCCGTCTTCGCCAAAGGGGTTGTTCTGGATGGTGTGATTTTGCACTGTGAAACACGGACCTCCGCCCTGGAATCCGGTTGTGAATGCGCGCAGTCCATAGCGGTACCATTCGGGTAGTGCGGCGATGAGACGTTCGGTGTTGACCATGGGATCCCATTCGCTGTGGCCCCACCGCGCAAAGCGGTCGGGTTCCATCGCGTCGTCAAAAATGCCCTGGATAAATCGGGCATTCATGAGCAGGCCCTGGACGCTGGGTCTCGTTCCATCGATTTCTGAATACGTCACCTTCTCGTTTATTAGAAATTTTTCGCCTTCAATGGTCAGGTGTGTTTTTGCCATGTTTTCTCCTTAACATTCATAGAGGTATTCGGTGTAATCCCACTCGTAATCCCGAGAACTTCCCCATACGCTTTCCGCGTAGTACCTTTCCTGAATTTCGTCGTGTTTTTGAGTGAGGCGATGCAGGTTTTCAGGATGTCTCAGGGCGTCATTGGTTTCTTTTTGCCAGGTCTCAAGGCGATTTTTTAATGCCTGCAATATGTCGCGGTATGCCGGATTATCGGATAGGTTTTCAAATTCCCATGGGTCGTTTTGCAGATCGTAGAGTTCGTATTTGGGCGGTTGTTCATAGACTTCATAAGCTGCCCGAATGCGCTTATCTGCGCTGGCAATTTCCTCTTGTGTTGCGCCGGATGTCCATTTTTGATTTCTGTCCGAATATCCCTGTGCGCTCGGGCTTGGGCGGTCCTGGAGGAGATTGGCGATGAGTTTGTATCGGCTGTCTCGCACGCAGCGCTGTGGGAAATACGTGACGACGCCACCGCTTCCCCACTCGGCGTATAGATGGGTGCGCCATTCAGTTTTTTGTCCTTTTAATAGGGGGGCAAAGGATGCGCCTGCCACAGCGGGGGATGCTATTCCCAAAATGTCTGTTATAGTTGGCAAGATGTCGATTTGTGATACCAATTCGTCGCGTGTGTGACCTTTAAGGCCGATGCCGGGGTATCGCACGATTAGCGGTATGCGCAATCCGCCTTCGTAGATCGATGTCTTTCCCCGTGAAAACTGGGCGCCGTGATCGGTGGTAAAGATCACGAGTGTGTTTTCGGCTTTTCCCTGGGCGTTCAGTTGTTCTAAGACCAGTCCTATGCCGGTGTCCAATCTGGACATGCAGTTGTAATAGTCTGCGGTTTCCTCCCTGAGACGGGGAGTGTCAATGCCGACAAATGGGAGCGTTTCGACGTCTTTGCCCTCCTGTGGTTGTTCTGGTACCCCAAATTGTTGGCGGTGGAATGGCAGGTGTGCGTCGGGAAAACTGATTTGTAGAAAGAACGGCTCGTCCGATGGTTTCATAAATTCACCTGCTACTTCGGCCATTTTGCGTACGTCGCGGTTGGCAAAGCTGATAAATTCTTTCGGGTTCCACCGCAGGTCGTAGGGAAAGGCGTCTTCGGGATTGATGTGCAATTTGCCGATTAGCCCGGTTCTGTAGCCTTCGTTTTTTAACAGGCGGGGCATGTTGGGAAATTCATCGTACAATGCATACTTATGAGTAGCCAATCCGAACTGACCATTCTGGTGTGGATATAATCCGGTCAGGATACTCGCCCGGCCAGGGCTGCACACGGCCTGTGTCGCATACATGTTTTCAAATCGCACGCCTTCAGAGGCGAGTTTGTCTATGTGGGGCGTTTGTGCATAAGGGTCGCCATAACAGCCGATATGTTGCCCATTGTCTTCTGAGATTATGAGCAGGATGTTGTATCTGGATGACATTTCGGGTTCCTTTCTTTTTTGAGAACCAAATTGACACAACTGTTGCGATAGCCTATCTTTGAAAAACAATTAGTTAGTGGTTAGTGGTTGGTG
This genomic stretch from Gemmatimonadota bacterium harbors:
- a CDS encoding T9SS type A sorting domain-containing protein is translated as ADFQGVYTAMPTVGSTGNVSVDPKFVAHASDTSEENDYHLQASSPLINAGDPSMTEADNSTINMGRYGGTTEYTSVSSGGESSTKPTVLKTEDTPLVFSLSQNAPNPFNPETIISYALPQSEQVKLVIYNVLGQEIRTLVNAFQPAGRYRVVWNSKDDFGRSVSSGVYFYQITAGKFTNTRKMLILK
- a CDS encoding formylglycine-generating enzyme family protein: MRCFWYILLAFCILSCGNKSTGPEIEPEPEPISKPRTSDLIIDLPGGVRMAFIWVEPGTLGEGYYLGKYELTQQQWEQVMHTSHWPQREGTGFTEPVYPAYNISWVDARDFANKLTALQNDGIYRLPTSMEWEYASRAGTATTWFFGSSSDSLSYYAWWGKNVDSAQIVGTKLPNPWGFYDIYGNVWEWTQSGRGSRINPIRYIKGGSYDTSAGDASSIGFVPAATASRSPQLGVRILREGPKVSQP
- a CDS encoding HigA family addiction module antitoxin encodes the protein MAEYSVKRPLKRAPVHPGEILREDVLPLLALSVSEAARRLGVSRQQLHRVLACTHPITTEMALRIGKLVGNGPGLWLRLQQACDLWRVEQSLKDELAEISPVNLTHSQG
- a CDS encoding alpha/beta fold hydrolase, whose protein sequence is MSYEMPPDELAAIVDAPLTPSFSIDPTRTVLLLMHRPGAPSIEEVSQSELRLAGLRLDPDVNGQSRVGFYNGLTLKWVADGREMPVTGLPKEARIGRAYWAPDGQYFAFSVTGNNGIDLWVGNAETGRAHPVGDVKLNQVFGGAMVWLPDSSGLLVRAVCNGRGEPPEVPRVPKGPVIQENVEERAAPSRTYQDLLKNAHDELLFEYYATSQVALVRLNGDVRPLGSPGLICRADPSPDGRYVMVLTYHRPFSYLVPSYRFPTKVAIWDMDGREVRELVDLPLAESVPIAYDAVIEGARSFGWRADAPATVTWVVAQDGGDPEVDVAVRDVVYALDAPYEGDGRALMSLAMRYGGCSWGTGDLALVSERWWKTRRVRTWRIRPDDSDFEPQVLFDRSWEDRYGAPGVPMFTRLPNGRSVLMTDASQRHLFFAGDGASPKGDRPFLDRYDLETGQAERLMHSQAPFYERPTTMVDANTVLMSRESVDEPTNYYVRDLQRNDMRQLTHFVHPMPQLKAVEKSLIQYQRKDGVQLNGTLYLPPGYKRGDGPLPVLMWAYPREFKSADAAGQVKDSPFRFVRISSHGALPFLARGYAVLDGPAMPIVGEGDREANDTYVEQLADSARAAVDELVRLGVADPKKVAVGGHSYGGFMTANLLAHTDLFCCGIARSGAYNRTLTPFGFQAEERTFWQAADVYGAMSPFYHVPKISAPLLLVHGEVDNNSGTFPMQSERFYNALKGHGAVCRLVMLPHESHGYRARESVMHVLWEMSEWLDKYAKRE
- a CDS encoding arginine repressor, with the translated sequence MSAKQERQQKILELIAHQPIARQEELSTALMDVGISTTQSTLSKDIKELGVVKVPDGEGGFRYQVPGAFIGTDRLVLQGENLLRRELQDFVVGVDGVDHTLVVKTITGHAQGVCESIDQMSWPEVVGTLAGENTIFILCRSPEARMNLERDIQGQIGNTGRT
- a CDS encoding GNAT family N-acetyltransferase; translation: MIDVIRDIEERCLNACPPMQQVLCDGWVIRLANGYTRRANSVSPIYPGHADSETKIAVCEGLYRARGLRPVFKMTPLNQPPQLDAMLAARGYAFEAMTVVASLDLYQVVIPETGSVKVWARPEKAWFDIYAQLKDLSDYEIGAFKNILDNLAVPARFVLLMDGNAPVAGGFAIHEGKMAGLFGLVTDVEKRNRGFGRLLTWTLLERVRKAGANMAYLQVEEDNSPARHIYESMGFCEVYRYWYRTLES
- the argB gene encoding acetylglutamate kinase translates to MDYKIIEKAAILIEAFPYIREFRDKIIVVKYGGSTQPEEGGSPTIMADLVFMETVGMRPVVVHGGGKDISRRLEESGIESEWVNGLRVTDKASMQVVEDTLFGEVNRRIVDGLEILDGRARSMSAKDAGVMYVTKHFATVEEEDGETKRVDIGYVGDVARIDPEPVRLACEEGMIPVISPVGLGPEGESYNVNADTAAGEIARALQAEKLVFLTDVNGIRRFPDDPDSQISTLHVNDVEMLIERGIASGGMIPKLRACERSVKGGVHKTHIIDGSVPHALLLEIFTREGIGTQIVQ
- a CDS encoding aspartate aminotransferase family protein translates to MTTREVIDLEQKYILQTYGRPEFVLEKGDGVHIVDTDGKHYLDFVSGLSVNALGYNNSTIQEAANAQLGKLIHVSNLYHTIPAPQLAQLLCEHSFADRVFFCNSGTESIEAALKFARKWGYKNFEDAPKNKIIAMNNSFHGRTYGGISATGQPKYHQGFGPMLPGIEFADLNDLESVEKLADGQTVAVLLEPLQAEGGIHSADPGFLEGVRALCDEMKMLLIFDEIQCGLGRAGSLFCYEQYGVAPDIMTLAKPLAGGLPIGATLVTQDVADAVEPGDHAATFGAHPVSCAVAIEVFRTLSDPAFIAGIEEKSAYLFGKLNALKDKHADKVTEIRGSGLIAGAVLKEIPAADAMNAIRENNDILVCVAGPDVVRFLPPLVIEKEHIDEAVNALDEFLSD
- a CDS encoding sulfatase, producing MSSRYNILLIISEDNGQHIGCYGDPYAQTPHIDKLASEGVRFENMYATQAVCSPGRASILTGLYPHQNGQFGLATHKYALYDEFPNMPRLLKNEGYRTGLIGKLHINPEDAFPYDLRWNPKEFISFANRDVRKMAEVAGEFMKPSDEPFFLQISFPDAHLPFHRQQFGVPEQPQEGKDVETLPFVGIDTPRLREETADYYNCMSRLDTGIGLVLEQLNAQGKAENTLVIFTTDHGAQFSRGKTSIYEGGLRIPLIVRYPGIGLKGHTRDELVSQIDILPTITDILGIASPAVAGASFAPLLKGQKTEWRTHLYAEWGSGGVVTYFPQRCVRDSRYKLIANLLQDRPSPSAQGYSDRNQKWTSGATQEEIASADKRIRAAYEVYEQPPKYELYDLQNDPWEFENLSDNPAYRDILQALKNRLETWQKETNDALRHPENLHRLTQKHDEIQERYYAESVWGSSRDYEWDYTEYLYEC